In Persicimonas caeni, a single window of DNA contains:
- a CDS encoding myxococcus cysteine-rich repeat containing protein, which translates to MRANRSFQAARLDLPDACQSGDVLLNGVCVSPAEELAANADVDETENNDPALGGTAQALTVKAVGETTVFTGVIDAPSDLDGDNQPDQDRDVFTFDATAGQWFQLAVQSTGLPAPAFMVEGPNGYMRYSPVGLSADAARQIAAPYDGTYTVTVLPALVMQSGGEVGPSGDAEWSWVGALEQLDAPTAVDVDLSSANMTGSYDMLTDNLFNLTGFSAGDIVQLTVEDSGADAEGVLQTWNSTTELGSTAAISSGDTLEVVVPASGNLLALLDWTEAHGPALSFDVSGQVDPNSENLGAIADDSSATSTATAIDGGDSYKYVFDVNAGQVIEFAFENTEGDDVEFWLRDNAGNKLFNEDDIDVLSSTSGPDIRYWYTETGGTFVVEVTPASSFDDLTGATAQITTMTPNDLGAVDVGDSVTATITDAIAEDFSAFHMFTATNPVEFSGTLTSTGGETLDAALWDTSNTEVASYTSGDTVTLDSTVVANAGIYLLRVEGVDAVPSYDVSLDFVAPPVLEQEPNDDMAGAMAITNLSATHAGTTHSLGTDPDVYEFTVSTAGLHVIDFTADSFCFDASLMNANGDVFSYDDDVDATVGGVLAPGTYYLMASGWCSSTDENVSYSFGITQPTFAPTALDEGSNDTQASPQVVTISGDAEIAGTLTGPNDEDWYELSFASQTTLALAVQGVGNGLADPGSSLTVEAFDSTGTGSLGVGGEAITFPAGTAYIQVSGFSAGSDENTYSFALTAPVCGNDTIEPGETCEDGNSADGDGCSASCTLESATPLSIAASGQSLLISEALDSSDSSYSRPYSGCGASTGKDTYYDAYRIVNNTGSDQTVTVTASWPDFDGYLHVYSSGFNPATPDATCVDGSDDFGGTSGSQVAGVTIAAGEELVVVPTTFSDLTTGSYSLDIATD; encoded by the coding sequence GTGCGGGCAAATCGCTCGTTCCAGGCCGCTCGCCTGGACCTGCCGGATGCCTGCCAGAGCGGGGACGTGCTGCTCAATGGCGTGTGCGTCAGCCCCGCCGAGGAGCTCGCCGCCAACGCCGACGTCGACGAGACCGAGAACAACGACCCGGCGTTGGGCGGCACCGCTCAGGCGCTCACCGTCAAGGCCGTCGGCGAGACGACCGTGTTCACCGGCGTAATCGACGCGCCCAGCGACCTCGACGGCGACAACCAGCCGGACCAGGACCGCGACGTCTTCACGTTCGACGCCACCGCCGGCCAGTGGTTCCAGCTGGCCGTCCAGTCGACCGGCCTGCCCGCCCCCGCCTTTATGGTCGAGGGCCCCAACGGCTACATGCGCTACAGCCCGGTGGGCTTGAGCGCCGACGCCGCCCGCCAGATCGCGGCGCCCTACGACGGCACCTACACCGTCACCGTGCTCCCGGCGCTGGTGATGCAGTCCGGCGGCGAGGTCGGCCCCTCGGGCGACGCCGAGTGGAGCTGGGTCGGCGCGCTCGAGCAGCTCGACGCCCCCACCGCGGTCGACGTCGACCTGAGCAGCGCCAACATGACCGGCAGCTACGACATGCTGACCGACAACCTGTTCAACCTGACCGGGTTCAGCGCCGGCGACATCGTCCAGTTGACCGTCGAAGATAGCGGCGCCGACGCCGAGGGCGTGCTGCAGACGTGGAACAGCACCACCGAGCTCGGCTCCACCGCCGCGATCAGCTCGGGCGACACCCTCGAAGTGGTCGTCCCCGCCAGCGGCAACTTGCTGGCCCTGCTCGACTGGACCGAGGCCCACGGCCCGGCGTTGAGCTTCGACGTCAGCGGACAAGTCGACCCCAACTCCGAGAACCTGGGCGCCATCGCCGACGACTCTTCGGCCACCAGCACGGCCACCGCCATCGACGGAGGCGACTCCTATAAGTACGTCTTCGACGTCAACGCCGGCCAAGTCATCGAATTCGCCTTCGAGAACACCGAGGGCGACGACGTCGAGTTCTGGCTGCGCGACAACGCCGGCAACAAACTGTTCAACGAGGACGACATCGACGTGTTGTCGTCGACCAGCGGCCCGGACATTCGCTACTGGTACACCGAAACCGGCGGCACCTTCGTCGTCGAGGTCACCCCGGCCAGCTCGTTCGACGACCTGACAGGCGCCACCGCCCAAATCACCACGATGACGCCCAATGATCTGGGCGCGGTCGACGTGGGCGATTCGGTGACCGCCACCATCACCGACGCGATCGCCGAGGACTTCTCGGCCTTCCATATGTTCACCGCGACCAACCCGGTCGAGTTCAGCGGCACGCTGACCAGCACCGGCGGCGAGACCCTCGACGCGGCGCTGTGGGACACCAGCAACACCGAGGTCGCCTCGTACACCTCCGGCGACACGGTGACCCTCGACTCCACCGTCGTGGCCAACGCCGGCATCTACCTGCTGCGCGTCGAAGGCGTCGACGCGGTCCCGTCGTACGACGTAAGCCTCGACTTCGTGGCCCCGCCGGTGCTCGAGCAGGAGCCGAACGACGACATGGCCGGCGCCATGGCGATCACCAACCTGAGCGCCACCCACGCCGGAACGACCCACTCGCTGGGCACCGACCCGGACGTGTACGAGTTCACCGTGTCGACCGCCGGTCTGCACGTGATCGACTTCACGGCCGACTCGTTCTGCTTCGACGCCAGCCTGATGAACGCCAACGGCGACGTCTTCTCCTATGACGACGATGTCGACGCCACTGTGGGCGGCGTGCTCGCGCCGGGCACCTACTACTTGATGGCCTCCGGCTGGTGCAGTTCGACCGACGAGAACGTCTCGTACAGCTTCGGCATCACCCAGCCCACCTTCGCCCCGACCGCGCTCGACGAAGGGAGCAACGACACCCAAGCCAGCCCGCAGGTGGTCACGATCAGCGGCGACGCCGAGATCGCGGGCACCCTCACCGGCCCCAACGATGAGGACTGGTACGAGCTTTCCTTCGCCAGCCAGACTACCCTCGCTCTGGCTGTCCAGGGCGTGGGCAACGGACTGGCCGATCCCGGCTCGTCGTTGACCGTCGAGGCCTTCGACAGCACCGGAACCGGCTCGCTGGGAGTCGGCGGCGAGGCCATCACCTTCCCGGCCGGTACCGCCTACATTCAGGTCAGCGGCTTCAGCGCCGGCAGCGACGAGAATACCTACAGCTTCGCGCTGACCGCCCCGGTGTGCGGCAACGACACCATCGAGCCCGGAGAGACCTGCGAAGACGGCAACTCCGCCGACGGTGACGGCTGCTCGGCCAGCTGCACCCTCGAAAGCGCCACGCCGCTTTCCATCGCCGCCAGTGGCCAGTCGCTGCTGATCTCCGAAGCGCTCGACTCGAGCGACTCCAGCTACAGCCGCCCCTACTCCGGGTGCGGCGCCTCCACGGGCAAGGACACCTACTACGACGCTTACCGGATCGTGAATAACACCGGCAGCGACCAAACGGTGACCGTGACGGCCTCCTGGCCCGACTTCGACGGCTACCTGCACGTGTACTCGTCGGGCTTCAACCCGGCCACTCCGGATGCTACCTGCGTCGACGGCAGCGACGACTTCGGCGGCACCTCGGGCAGCCAGGTCGCCGGCGTGACCATCGCCGCCGGCGAAGAGCTGGTGGTCGTGCCCACGACCTTCAGCGACCTGACCACCGGCAGCTACTCGCTCGACATCGCCACCGACTGA
- a CDS encoding acyl-CoA dehydrogenase family protein: MSDDKKSTGPQGCSFLINKVGFEEIQTPEKFTEEQILFAKTAQGFMEKEVFPHVEDLEHKDFDKMVEIMRKAAEVGLLMADIPEEYGGLQVDKTTSMIITEIISQYASFAATYGAQVTIGMLPTLYFGTEAQKQEWLPKLGSGEAFAAYALTEPGSGSDALAAKTKAVESDDGEHYILNGTKMWITNAGFADLFTVFCQVDGDKFTAILVEADREGVSLGAEEKKMGQHGSSTREVNLVDVKVPKSNVLGEIGKGHKIAFNILNVGRFKLGVGSLGGVKRSIMLAAQYANERHQFGQPISSFGAIRSKLAKMATEAYALESMCYRVAGYMDAKLEKLDKNAEGYAAQAMKAIEEFAVEDSIMKVFGSEVSQFVADEAVQIHGGYGYSAEYEVERLYRDVRISRIYEGTNEINRMLIPGMILKRTMKGQLNLFEMIQQVDAALSEPEMPTPPGKDADPELSFERFMTEQANKLVVYTANQAIQKHMADLREQQEILIDLADMIIHLYAMDSTVTRTLQLIERDGLDAAELHRAATRLQTSTSFQKIRNIAERLLSHLAASDADKLTTHLEALDKLTFRPRVDEIGLERQIAEKVVDVEKYPF; the protein is encoded by the coding sequence ATGTCCGACGACAAGAAATCCACAGGCCCCCAAGGTTGCTCGTTTCTGATCAACAAGGTCGGATTCGAGGAGATTCAGACCCCCGAGAAGTTCACCGAAGAGCAGATTCTCTTCGCCAAGACGGCCCAGGGCTTCATGGAAAAGGAGGTCTTCCCGCACGTCGAGGACCTCGAGCACAAGGATTTCGACAAGATGGTCGAGATCATGCGCAAAGCCGCCGAGGTCGGCCTGCTCATGGCCGACATCCCCGAGGAGTACGGCGGGCTGCAGGTCGACAAGACGACCAGCATGATCATCACCGAGATCATCAGCCAATACGCCAGCTTCGCGGCGACCTACGGCGCGCAGGTGACCATCGGCATGCTGCCCACGCTCTACTTCGGCACCGAAGCCCAGAAGCAAGAGTGGCTGCCCAAGCTCGGCAGCGGCGAGGCGTTCGCCGCCTACGCGCTCACCGAGCCGGGGAGCGGCTCGGATGCGTTGGCCGCCAAGACCAAGGCAGTCGAGTCCGACGACGGTGAGCACTACATCCTCAACGGCACGAAGATGTGGATCACCAACGCCGGGTTCGCCGACCTCTTCACGGTCTTCTGCCAGGTCGACGGCGACAAGTTCACCGCCATCTTGGTCGAGGCCGACCGCGAGGGCGTGTCACTGGGCGCCGAAGAGAAGAAGATGGGCCAGCACGGCTCGTCGACGCGCGAGGTGAACCTCGTCGACGTCAAAGTCCCCAAGTCGAACGTCCTGGGCGAGATCGGCAAGGGCCACAAGATCGCGTTCAATATCCTGAACGTCGGCCGCTTCAAGCTCGGCGTGGGCTCGCTGGGCGGGGTCAAGCGCTCCATCATGCTCGCCGCCCAGTACGCCAACGAGCGTCACCAATTCGGCCAACCCATTTCGAGCTTCGGGGCCATTCGCTCCAAGCTCGCCAAGATGGCCACGGAGGCCTACGCGCTCGAGTCGATGTGCTACCGGGTCGCCGGCTACATGGACGCCAAGCTCGAGAAGCTCGACAAGAACGCCGAGGGTTACGCGGCCCAAGCGATGAAGGCGATCGAGGAGTTCGCCGTCGAGGACTCGATCATGAAGGTCTTCGGCTCGGAGGTCTCCCAGTTCGTGGCCGACGAGGCCGTCCAGATCCACGGCGGCTACGGCTACTCGGCCGAGTACGAGGTCGAGCGCCTGTACCGCGACGTGCGCATCAGCCGCATCTACGAGGGGACCAACGAGATCAACCGCATGCTCATCCCGGGCATGATCTTGAAGCGCACCATGAAGGGTCAGCTCAACCTCTTCGAAATGATCCAGCAGGTCGACGCCGCCCTGAGCGAGCCGGAGATGCCCACCCCTCCGGGCAAAGACGCCGACCCCGAGCTGAGCTTCGAGCGATTCATGACCGAACAGGCCAACAAGCTGGTGGTCTACACCGCCAACCAGGCCATCCAGAAGCATATGGCCGACCTGCGCGAGCAGCAGGAGATCTTGATCGACCTGGCCGACATGATCATCCACCTGTACGCGATGGACTCCACGGTCACCCGCACCCTGCAGCTCATCGAGCGCGACGGACTCGACGCCGCCGAGCTACACCGCGCGGCCACGCGCCTGCAGACGAGCACCTCCTTCCAGAAGATCCGCAACATCGCCGAGCGCCTGCTCAGCCACCTGGCCGCGAGCGACGCCGACAAGCTGACGACCCACCTGGAGGCGTTGGACAAGCTGACGTTCAGGCCGCGGGTCGACGAGATCGGCCTGGAGCGACAGATTGCCGAGAAGGTGGTGGATGTGGAGAAGTATCCGTTTTAG
- a CDS encoding IS701 family transposase — MASIKALIEMFRPAFSTPTYDNFSYLMLAWIRCESRRCISNLLRAGRFMPGLRMKPDGEPKHFSIFYRFFSRAKWSLDELGHLLALALKARLGQTVYVLVDDTVCRRTGPFVMGAGIHRDPMRSTLTGKRVRKSAFCWGLQFVTLAVWVPVGFMHSGGIAVPLLFRLHRTRKLCPPEAYCSRPQLFAEMLAVLRSWWLEAHFVVVGDNDYVNRTVFSALDDNMEMVGRFKANAALFDAKVEQTPGPGRRRIWGKRLPSLAELAEDPQLPWKEQILYIYGQQLQLWIKTFEAQWKSAGKDRVLTVVITRDPSGRLEDNYYFRSRPGCSGPKVLIPQSLRWSLESCYRDCKQYMGIEEVQNGFAQGDEPADSTIHGPKAPIERRPIASERTVPFGMLCYSFVVLWYLDHGQPLKDIWWARYLAPWYPHKVTISFVDMLQAFHRQMEQEQLWQTRSDDRVYEKQTTQLARHAPPGADGARKAA; from the coding sequence ATGGCCTCTATCAAAGCCCTCATCGAGATGTTTCGACCGGCCTTCAGCACCCCGACTTACGACAACTTTAGTTACCTGATGTTGGCCTGGATCCGATGTGAATCTAGGCGATGCATCAGTAACCTGTTGCGCGCCGGCCGTTTTATGCCGGGGCTGAGGATGAAACCGGACGGTGAGCCCAAACATTTCTCGATATTCTATCGGTTCTTTTCGCGGGCCAAATGGAGCCTGGATGAGCTCGGCCATCTGCTGGCGTTGGCTTTGAAGGCCCGACTCGGACAAACGGTGTATGTGCTTGTGGATGATACTGTTTGCCGGCGCACTGGGCCCTTTGTGATGGGCGCCGGAATCCATCGAGACCCGATGCGCTCGACCCTCACCGGCAAGAGGGTGCGCAAGTCGGCATTCTGCTGGGGTCTTCAATTTGTGACGCTGGCAGTTTGGGTCCCGGTCGGTTTCATGCACAGCGGCGGCATCGCCGTTCCGTTGCTGTTTCGTCTGCACCGCACCCGTAAGCTGTGTCCGCCTGAGGCCTATTGCAGCCGCCCCCAGCTTTTTGCCGAGATGCTCGCAGTCTTGAGAAGCTGGTGGCTCGAGGCCCATTTTGTCGTCGTGGGCGACAACGACTACGTCAACAGGACCGTTTTTTCGGCCCTGGACGATAACATGGAGATGGTCGGCCGATTCAAAGCCAATGCAGCTCTCTTTGATGCCAAGGTCGAGCAAACGCCGGGGCCGGGACGCCGACGCATCTGGGGCAAGCGGCTCCCATCGTTGGCCGAGCTCGCTGAGGATCCCCAGCTGCCGTGGAAAGAGCAAATCCTTTACATCTATGGTCAACAACTGCAGCTTTGGATCAAAACATTTGAGGCTCAGTGGAAGAGCGCCGGGAAGGATCGCGTGCTGACCGTCGTCATCACTCGCGATCCGAGCGGACGACTCGAAGATAACTACTACTTTCGAAGCCGGCCGGGCTGCTCGGGCCCCAAAGTCCTGATTCCGCAGAGCCTGCGGTGGTCGCTGGAGAGCTGCTACCGTGACTGCAAGCAGTACATGGGCATCGAGGAGGTCCAAAACGGATTCGCTCAAGGAGACGAACCTGCAGATTCGACGATCCACGGGCCCAAGGCTCCTATCGAGCGGCGGCCGATCGCCTCGGAGCGCACGGTTCCATTCGGAATGCTGTGCTACAGCTTTGTGGTGCTGTGGTATCTCGACCATGGTCAGCCGCTCAAAGACATATGGTGGGCGCGCTATCTGGCCCCGTGGTATCCGCACAAAGTGACAATCAGTTTCGTCGACATGCTCCAGGCATTTCACCGCCAGATGGAGCAAGAACAATTATGGCAAACCCGGTCTGACGACCGGGTTTACGAAAAACAGACAACTCAACTGGCCCGACACGCGCCGCCAGGGGCCGATGGGGCTCGCAAGGCGGCCTGA
- the thrA gene encoding bifunctional aspartate kinase/homoserine dehydrogenase I → MTKNWTVHKFGGSSLASADLYRRVGQTLGARPGMRKQDARKGVVVSAMGGVTNRLIELVDLARERDTAYRRRLDELRDFQFDTIDDLLPKSQAETLKSRLKDDFRDIEDVLRAIWLLGTAPHTALELVSGYGELWSAQVLAGFLGAKGESADWLDAREVLVVKDGELGPVIDWDATRPKLDRWLESREVEFLIITGFIASNEEGIPTTLGRNGSDFSASIFGALLEAEAIHIWTDVDGVMSANPRQVPDAEVLDALTYQEAMELAYFGAKVIHPSTMAPAVELEIPIYIRNTFKPEVPGTRIHLTAGEGSTVKGFATIDGMALVNVEGTGMIGVPGIAHRLFGALREAGVSVVMISQASSEHSICFAVPQSQARIVKDAVKRGFFAELHHGQIQTVDVTEHCSILAVVGDNMAGIPGLAAKFFGALGKAGVNIRAIAQGSSERNISVVVDQKDATRALRAAHSGFYLSNQTLSVGIIGPGNVGATLIDQLAEQVERLRDQYMIDIRVRGITGASEMVLEESSIDLDRWRDVLDADAQEADLDAFVDHVQTDYHPHAVLIDCTASGAISKRYADWLERGIHVVTPNKKANTSSIDFYRRLKAASRSNRLHYLYETTVGAGLPIIQTLRDLIETGDEILGIQGIFSGTLSYLFNSFDGERPFSQILAEAKEAGYTEPDPREDLSGMDVARKVVILAREMGMELELDDVEVEGLVPEGLEEGSVDDFMAALPDHDEQMTALLEEARAQGQVLRFVGAVDRDGHATVKLRRYDESHPFARIHLTDNIVQFRTRRYDENPLIVQGPGAGPEVTAGGIFADLLRLAAYVGATL, encoded by the coding sequence ATGACCAAAAATTGGACGGTGCACAAATTCGGCGGCTCGTCGTTGGCGAGCGCAGATCTCTACCGGCGCGTCGGCCAGACGCTCGGGGCGCGCCCAGGTATGCGCAAGCAGGATGCCCGCAAGGGCGTGGTCGTCTCGGCGATGGGCGGGGTGACCAACCGGCTCATCGAGCTGGTCGACCTGGCCCGCGAGCGCGACACGGCCTACCGGCGTCGCCTCGACGAGCTGCGCGACTTCCAGTTCGACACCATCGACGACCTGTTGCCCAAGTCGCAGGCCGAGACCCTCAAGTCGCGGCTCAAGGACGACTTTCGCGACATCGAGGACGTCCTGCGCGCCATCTGGCTGCTGGGCACCGCCCCTCACACCGCCCTGGAGCTCGTCTCGGGCTACGGCGAGTTGTGGTCGGCGCAGGTGCTCGCCGGCTTCTTGGGCGCCAAGGGCGAGTCGGCCGACTGGCTCGACGCCCGCGAGGTGCTCGTGGTCAAAGACGGCGAGCTCGGCCCGGTCATCGACTGGGACGCCACGCGCCCCAAGCTCGACCGGTGGCTCGAGTCGCGCGAGGTCGAGTTTTTGATCATCACCGGCTTCATCGCCTCGAACGAAGAGGGCATTCCGACCACGCTCGGCCGAAACGGCAGCGACTTCTCGGCGTCGATCTTCGGCGCGCTCCTCGAGGCCGAGGCGATCCATATCTGGACCGACGTCGACGGCGTCATGAGCGCCAACCCCAGGCAGGTCCCCGACGCCGAGGTCCTGGACGCGCTGACCTACCAGGAGGCGATGGAGCTCGCCTATTTTGGCGCCAAGGTCATCCACCCGAGCACGATGGCCCCGGCGGTCGAGCTCGAGATTCCGATCTATATCCGCAACACCTTCAAGCCCGAGGTCCCGGGCACGCGCATCCACCTGACGGCCGGCGAAGGGAGCACGGTCAAGGGGTTTGCGACCATCGACGGCATGGCGCTGGTCAACGTCGAGGGGACCGGCATGATCGGGGTGCCCGGCATCGCGCACCGGCTCTTCGGCGCGCTGCGCGAGGCGGGCGTGTCGGTCGTCATGATCTCGCAGGCGAGCTCGGAGCACTCGATTTGCTTTGCGGTGCCCCAGTCGCAGGCGCGCATCGTCAAAGACGCGGTCAAGCGCGGCTTCTTCGCCGAGCTGCACCACGGCCAGATCCAGACCGTCGACGTCACCGAGCACTGCAGCATCTTGGCGGTCGTGGGCGACAATATGGCGGGCATCCCGGGCCTTGCGGCCAAGTTCTTCGGCGCGCTGGGCAAGGCGGGCGTCAATATCCGAGCGATCGCGCAGGGCTCCTCGGAGCGCAATATCTCGGTCGTGGTCGACCAAAAGGACGCCACCCGCGCGCTGCGGGCGGCGCATTCGGGCTTTTACCTGTCGAACCAGACCTTGTCGGTGGGCATCATCGGCCCGGGCAACGTCGGCGCCACGCTCATCGACCAGCTCGCCGAGCAGGTCGAGCGGCTTCGCGACCAGTACATGATCGACATCCGCGTGCGCGGCATCACCGGCGCGTCTGAGATGGTGCTCGAGGAGTCGAGCATCGACCTCGACCGCTGGCGAGACGTGCTCGACGCCGACGCCCAGGAGGCCGACCTCGACGCGTTCGTCGACCACGTGCAGACCGACTATCACCCGCACGCCGTCTTGATCGATTGCACCGCCAGCGGCGCCATCTCGAAGCGCTACGCCGACTGGCTCGAGCGCGGCATCCACGTGGTCACGCCCAACAAGAAGGCGAACACGAGCTCCATCGACTTCTACCGGCGCCTCAAGGCCGCGAGCCGGTCGAACCGGCTGCACTACCTGTACGAGACGACGGTGGGCGCGGGCCTGCCGATCATCCAGACGCTGCGCGACCTCATCGAGACGGGCGACGAGATCTTGGGGATCCAGGGGATCTTCTCGGGCACGCTGTCCTACTTGTTCAACTCGTTCGACGGCGAGCGCCCCTTCTCGCAGATCTTGGCCGAGGCCAAGGAAGCCGGCTACACCGAGCCCGACCCGCGTGAGGACCTGTCGGGCATGGACGTGGCCCGCAAGGTGGTCATCTTGGCAAGGGAGATGGGCATGGAACTCGAGCTCGACGACGTCGAGGTCGAAGGCCTGGTCCCCGAGGGCCTCGAAGAGGGGTCGGTCGACGACTTCATGGCCGCCCTGCCCGACCACGACGAGCAGATGACCGCCCTTCTGGAGGAGGCGCGCGCCCAGGGCCAGGTGCTGCGCTTCGTCGGCGCGGTCGACCGCGACGGCCACGCCACCGTCAAGCTTCGGCGGTATGACGAGAGCCATCCTTTTGCTAGGATTCATCTCACCGACAATATCGTCCAGTTTCGTACGCGCCGCTACGACGAGAACCCGCTGATCGTGCAGGGACCGGGCGCCGGCCCGGAGGTGACGGCAGGTGGGATCTTTGCAGATCTTCTGCGACTGGCGGCGTACGTTGGAGCAACCCTATGA
- a CDS encoding homoserine kinase, producing the protein MSKKKATAFAPATVGNVAVGFDILGFATDSVGDKVTVERIDEQTVEIGEISGVVTDLPRKADENTATVGLVQLIGDCGLDFGFRVHIDKGIPLGSGMGGSAASAVAAIVAASELVPQDLPPEAILSYALLGESVASGDVHGDNVTPCLYGGLTLTRSLEPIDVVEIPVPDDICCVLVNPKLRIDTFRARQVIPKELPLETFVHQSANLAGFISGCYREDLELIRRSLRDMLIEPHRAPLIHGFGKVRQAALDHGALGCSISGSGPSVFAWVEHCETGEEVRDAMVSAFSDAGVEANAWVSPVSCSGAKVIE; encoded by the coding sequence ATGAGCAAAAAGAAAGCAACCGCCTTCGCCCCGGCCACCGTCGGCAACGTCGCCGTCGGCTTCGATATCCTCGGCTTCGCGACCGACTCGGTGGGCGACAAAGTCACCGTCGAGCGCATCGACGAGCAGACCGTCGAGATCGGCGAGATCTCGGGCGTGGTCACCGACCTGCCGCGCAAGGCCGACGAGAACACGGCCACCGTCGGCCTGGTCCAGCTCATCGGCGACTGCGGGCTCGACTTCGGCTTTCGCGTCCACATCGACAAGGGCATCCCGCTGGGCTCGGGCATGGGCGGCTCGGCGGCGAGCGCGGTGGCGGCCATCGTGGCGGCCAGCGAACTCGTACCCCAGGACCTGCCCCCCGAGGCGATCTTGAGCTACGCCCTGTTGGGCGAATCGGTCGCCAGCGGCGACGTGCACGGCGACAACGTCACGCCCTGCTTGTACGGCGGCTTGACGCTGACGCGCTCGCTCGAGCCGATCGACGTCGTCGAGATCCCGGTACCCGACGATATCTGCTGCGTGCTGGTCAACCCGAAGCTTCGCATCGACACGTTCCGCGCCCGCCAGGTCATCCCCAAGGAACTCCCGCTCGAGACCTTCGTGCACCAGTCGGCGAACCTCGCCGGGTTCATCTCGGGCTGCTACCGCGAAGACCTCGAGCTGATCCGCCGCTCGCTTCGCGATATGCTCATCGAGCCGCACCGCGCGCCCTTGATTCACGGCTTCGGCAAAGTGCGCCAGGCCGCGCTCGACCACGGCGCGCTCGGCTGCTCGATCTCGGGCTCGGGGCCCAGCGTCTTTGCCTGGGTCGAGCATTGTGAGACCGGCGAGGAGGTGCGCGACGCCATGGTCTCTGCGTTCTCCGACGCCGGCGTCGAAGCCAACGCATGGGTCTCGCCGGTGAGTTGTTCTGGAGCGAAAGTCATCGAATGA
- the thrC gene encoding threonine synthase has translation MKYLSTRNPDHLVSLSEALRDGLAPDGGLYVPETLPHVDGTKFVGHSHIRYIAEDLLAPFFAGDPLAHDLGDICDETFDFDIPLRDLKDDTALLELFHGPTAAFKDVGAGFLASCFSRLNKGAEEPLTVLVATSGDTGGAVAAAFHGKPNVNVVILYPKGKVSPRQEKQLTCWDGNVRTFGVHGVFDDCQRIVKEAFADEAFRDRINLTSANSINIGRLLPQMTYYAASSVWYRKRHGVEPNYVVPSGNLGNVLACLYARECGMPIGEVVLAVNENKPVVHFLETGEYKGFDTVATVANAMDVGDPSNMERLRHMWPDVDTIRQKISAYQVDDETIRQKIRTGLDDWGQVWDPHTACGVAVREQLDSPHWIVVSTAHPAKFDTVVEPLIEREVTIPDQLAELLDRPDYSSELDPSLDALEAALVD, from the coding sequence ATGAAATACCTCAGCACCCGCAACCCCGACCACCTCGTCAGCCTCTCCGAGGCGCTGCGCGACGGCCTCGCCCCCGACGGCGGGCTGTACGTCCCCGAAACGTTGCCGCATGTCGACGGCACCAAGTTCGTCGGCCACAGCCATATTCGGTATATCGCCGAGGACTTGCTCGCGCCGTTCTTCGCCGGCGACCCGCTCGCCCACGACCTGGGCGATATCTGCGACGAGACGTTCGACTTCGATATCCCGCTGCGCGATCTGAAGGACGACACGGCGCTCTTGGAGCTGTTCCACGGGCCGACCGCCGCCTTCAAAGACGTCGGCGCGGGCTTTTTGGCGTCGTGTTTCTCGCGGCTGAACAAGGGGGCAGAAGAACCGCTGACGGTGCTCGTGGCCACTTCCGGCGACACCGGCGGCGCGGTCGCGGCGGCCTTCCACGGCAAGCCCAACGTCAACGTCGTCATCCTGTACCCGAAGGGGAAGGTCTCGCCGCGCCAAGAAAAGCAGCTGACCTGCTGGGACGGCAACGTGCGCACGTTCGGCGTCCACGGGGTCTTCGACGACTGCCAGCGCATCGTCAAAGAGGCGTTCGCCGACGAGGCGTTTCGCGACCGGATCAACCTGACGTCGGCCAACAGCATCAATATCGGCCGGCTCCTGCCCCAGATGACCTACTACGCCGCCTCGTCGGTCTGGTACCGAAAGCGCCACGGCGTCGAGCCCAACTACGTGGTCCCCTCGGGCAACCTGGGAAACGTCCTGGCGTGCCTGTACGCCCGCGAGTGCGGCATGCCCATCGGCGAGGTCGTGCTGGCAGTCAACGAGAACAAGCCGGTCGTCCACTTTTTGGAGACCGGCGAGTACAAGGGCTTCGACACGGTGGCCACGGTCGCCAACGCCATGGACGTGGGTGACCCGAGCAACATGGAGCGGCTGCGCCACATGTGGCCCGACGTCGACACGATCCGCCAGAAGATCAGCGCCTATCAGGTCGATGACGAGACGATCCGCCAGAAGATCCGCACGGGCCTCGACGACTGGGGCCAAGTCTGGGACCCGCACACCGCCTGCGGCGTCGCGGTCCGCGAACAACTCGACAGCCCGCACTGGATCGTGGTGTCGACCGCCCACCCGGCCAAATTCGACACGGTCGTCGAGCCGCTGATCGAACGCGAAGTCACCATCCCCGACCAGCTCGCCGAACTGCTCGACCGACCGGACTACTCCTCGGAGCTCGACCCGTCGTTGGACGCGCTCGAGGCGGCGTTGGTCGATTGA